One genomic window of Deinococcus peraridilitoris DSM 19664 includes the following:
- a CDS encoding ABC transporter substrate-binding protein, which produces MNTKRAIVPLAILTLTATLAHAQSNKTIMVQHDEGTTKAPVQPKRVIVLDEESLELALALGFDIIGLGSGRLAPTDVSGTRINFEALKQGFLARRDLTGVTYTGNWTAPNLETILALKPELILRSTWNGNTGYDKLSAIAPTLSFNQNKPDFWKTSLRETAKVFGQQDKAEQIIQNVALEHQKNKDKLQQAGIFKKYPKAVVLSPFPSGEVYLYTGDRVANIAWELGFKDGYPRGTKVDPGGWQVISQEALLQITPDTLVINVPWGDGNAFSKSSVGQRLKDRTITYQMEPFSPWTGPLVDQKVSRDLTSSILKQF; this is translated from the coding sequence ATGAACACCAAACGCGCCATCGTCCCGCTCGCCATCCTGACCCTCACAGCCACGCTCGCCCACGCCCAGTCAAACAAGACCATTATGGTTCAGCACGATGAAGGCACCACCAAAGCCCCGGTCCAACCTAAACGCGTCATCGTCCTCGACGAGGAAAGCCTCGAACTCGCCCTCGCCCTCGGCTTCGACATCATCGGACTCGGCAGCGGACGCCTCGCCCCCACTGACGTGAGCGGCACACGCATCAACTTCGAAGCACTCAAGCAGGGTTTCCTCGCCCGCCGTGACCTCACAGGCGTCACCTATACCGGCAACTGGACCGCCCCGAACCTCGAAACCATCCTCGCGCTCAAACCCGAACTGATCCTCCGCAGCACCTGGAACGGCAACACCGGCTACGACAAGCTCAGCGCCATCGCCCCCACCTTGTCGTTCAATCAGAACAAACCCGACTTCTGGAAAACGTCCCTTCGGGAAACCGCCAAGGTGTTCGGCCAGCAGGACAAAGCCGAGCAAATCATCCAGAACGTCGCACTCGAACACCAAAAGAACAAAGACAAACTCCAGCAGGCCGGCATCTTCAAAAAGTACCCGAAAGCCGTGGTGCTCTCCCCTTTCCCATCCGGTGAGGTGTACCTCTACACCGGGGACCGCGTCGCGAACATCGCTTGGGAGCTTGGCTTCAAGGACGGCTACCCCAGAGGCACCAAGGTCGACCCGGGCGGCTGGCAGGTCATCTCGCAAGAAGCCTTGCTGCAAATCACTCCTGACACCCTCGTCATCAACGTTCCCTGGGGCGACGGGAACGCCTTCAGCAAGTCCAGCGTCGGGCAACGCCTCAAGGACCGAACCATCACCTACCAGATGGAGCCCTTCAGCCCCTGGACCGGCCCCCTGGTCGACCAGAAAGTCTCACGCGACCTGACCAGCAGCATCCTCAAACAGTTCTGA
- a CDS encoding (2Fe-2S)-binding protein, whose translation MNTAKLLIELNARQLYLNVQPTVAGRTLDECVASWPSWRARLLALRPQHRPATADVLLLNALFWPVSMLHLATAFIHGFHVQGEVRLDWPHDEPRPFGQLNLITTTLVQSGDPLGHATGQIFRASQAVTPATQLRERLVVHVACDRAVQALLVLGQATGQPERAAEWATRLTEEWPVPHRTRVRQEEDGNVMVRSSCCYHYLDFERCGNCPADQTTAPPA comes from the coding sequence GTGAACACCGCAAAGCTGCTGATTGAACTGAACGCGCGCCAGCTGTACCTGAACGTACAGCCCACGGTGGCAGGACGAACACTCGATGAGTGCGTCGCGTCCTGGCCGTCGTGGCGGGCGCGTCTGCTGGCCCTGCGTCCTCAGCACCGCCCCGCGACCGCGGATGTCCTGCTGCTCAACGCCCTCTTCTGGCCGGTGAGCATGCTCCACCTCGCCACGGCCTTCATCCACGGCTTCCACGTCCAAGGCGAGGTGCGACTGGACTGGCCGCATGACGAACCACGGCCATTCGGCCAGCTGAACCTCATCACCACCACGTTGGTGCAATCCGGTGACCCACTCGGCCACGCAACCGGTCAGATTTTTCGTGCGAGCCAAGCCGTCACGCCCGCCACCCAACTTCGCGAACGCCTTGTAGTCCACGTCGCCTGTGACCGCGCCGTGCAGGCCCTGCTGGTCCTCGGCCAGGCAACCGGGCAGCCTGAACGAGCGGCCGAATGGGCGACGCGCCTCACGGAGGAGTGGCCAGTCCCTCACCGGACCCGCGTCCGCCAGGAAGAAGACGGAAACGTGATGGTGCGCTCCTCGTGCTGCTACCACTACCTCGACTTTGAACGCTGCGGCAACTGCCCTGCTGACCAAACCACAGCCCCGCCGGCCTGA
- a CDS encoding FecCD family ABC transporter permease, whose protein sequence is MSVAQPIPTRRWTARTLAFTISLIVLVLGLIASIALGAASIPFGHVAELLVHPNDTSESLIIWTLRLPRALIALLAGGALGVAGALLQGVTRNPLADPGILGVEAGAALAILLMVVFFPTLGAAAFVPLAFAGGAAAAVLTFSIATGVGLTPLRLALSGVAVAAFTAAASRAVQILFEDRAQAALFSLAGSVANRTWEHVQLSAPWVLTGLLTAFLAAGRVNLLSLGEDVARSLGVNAARNTLVLTALAVLLAASAVSVVGPIGFVGLVAPHVARGLAGPDYRVVLPLSALLGSALLVWGDVAARLVDRPNETPVGILITALGAPFFVYLARRLGKSD, encoded by the coding sequence GTGAGCGTCGCCCAACCGATTCCCACACGCCGCTGGACGGCCCGCACCCTCGCCTTTACCATCAGCCTGATCGTCCTTGTCCTCGGCCTGATCGCCTCCATCGCCCTTGGTGCCGCCAGCATCCCCTTCGGCCACGTCGCCGAACTCCTCGTACACCCGAACGACACCAGCGAAAGCCTCATCATCTGGACCCTGCGCCTTCCACGCGCCCTGATCGCGCTGCTTGCCGGCGGCGCCCTCGGCGTCGCCGGCGCACTGCTGCAAGGCGTGACGCGCAACCCCCTCGCGGACCCCGGCATTCTCGGCGTGGAAGCCGGCGCCGCCCTCGCCATCCTGCTGATGGTCGTGTTCTTCCCCACCCTCGGCGCCGCCGCGTTCGTCCCGCTCGCCTTCGCTGGTGGCGCCGCCGCTGCTGTCCTTACCTTCAGCATCGCCACCGGTGTCGGTCTCACTCCGCTGCGTCTCGCGCTGTCCGGGGTGGCCGTCGCCGCGTTCACCGCTGCCGCGTCACGTGCGGTCCAGATCCTCTTCGAGGACCGCGCGCAAGCCGCGCTGTTCAGCCTCGCCGGGTCCGTCGCGAACCGCACCTGGGAACACGTGCAACTCAGCGCTCCGTGGGTGCTGACCGGCTTGCTCACCGCGTTCCTCGCGGCAGGCCGCGTGAACCTGCTGTCCCTCGGTGAAGACGTCGCACGCAGCCTCGGCGTGAACGCCGCCCGGAACACCCTCGTCCTCACCGCGCTCGCGGTACTGCTCGCCGCGAGCGCCGTCAGCGTCGTCGGCCCCATCGGTTTCGTCGGCCTCGTTGCGCCACACGTTGCGCGCGGCCTCGCCGGACCAGATTACCGCGTCGTGCTCCCCCTCAGTGCGCTGCTCGGCAGCGCCCTGCTCGTCTGGGGTGACGTCGCCGCCCGTCTCGTCGACCGACCAAACGAAACTCCGGTCGGCATCCTCATCACCGCCCTTGGCGCGCCGTTCTTCGTGTATCTCGCCCGCCGCCTCGGAAAGAGTGACTGA
- a CDS encoding FecCD family ABC transporter permease has product MKSTPLDQLRRTIALLPLLSVLLLSVSVLALGLGAVRTPPTEVLRVLTGGGDELTTRILLELRLPRILVGALTGAMFAASGTVMQGVIRNPLASPDLVGVSAGAGLAATILLLLVPSAPTWALPWGAFLGAWLGFAAVYLLARKGGRVAPVRLALIGVAVAAALGATQNLILIRAPDGIGGALAFLTGTIYGADWERLTRVLPWALILLPLSLLITRRLDVLAFGEQVATSLGIRVELARGLALTIAVGLAGAAVTGSGILGFVGLLAPHLARLLVGGLHARLLPVALLLGAILVIGADTLGRALLPPIEIPAGILTTLIGAPYFLWLLRRSARTS; this is encoded by the coding sequence ATGAAAAGCACCCCACTCGACCAACTAAGGCGCACCATCGCGCTGCTGCCTTTGCTCAGCGTCCTGCTGCTCAGCGTGAGCGTCCTCGCGCTCGGGCTCGGCGCGGTCCGCACCCCACCCACCGAGGTGCTGCGCGTCCTCACGGGCGGCGGCGATGAACTCACCACGCGCATCCTGCTCGAATTGCGCCTGCCGCGCATCCTCGTCGGCGCCCTCACCGGGGCGATGTTCGCCGCGAGTGGCACCGTCATGCAGGGCGTCATCCGCAACCCGCTCGCCAGCCCCGACCTGGTCGGTGTCAGCGCCGGTGCCGGACTTGCCGCGACCATTTTGCTACTGCTCGTACCGAGCGCACCCACCTGGGCGCTCCCTTGGGGCGCGTTCCTCGGTGCATGGCTCGGCTTCGCCGCCGTGTACCTCCTCGCCCGCAAGGGTGGCCGCGTTGCCCCCGTCCGCCTCGCCTTGATCGGCGTCGCCGTCGCCGCCGCCCTCGGCGCCACGCAGAACCTCATCCTCATTCGCGCTCCCGATGGGATCGGCGGCGCCCTCGCGTTTCTCACCGGTACTATCTACGGCGCCGACTGGGAACGCCTCACGCGCGTCCTTCCCTGGGCGCTTATCCTGCTCCCACTCAGCCTGCTCATCACGCGCCGCCTCGACGTCCTCGCGTTCGGCGAGCAGGTCGCCACCAGCCTCGGCATCCGCGTCGAACTCGCGCGCGGCCTCGCCCTCACCATCGCTGTCGGCCTCGCTGGCGCCGCCGTCACCGGTAGCGGCATTCTCGGCTTCGTCGGGCTGCTCGCCCCGCACCTCGCGCGTCTCCTCGTCGGCGGACTGCATGCCCGCCTGCTGCCCGTCGCCCTGCTGCTCGGCGCGATTCTTGTGATCGGTGCGGATACCCTGGGTCGTGCTCTCCTCCCACCCATCGAGATTCCCGCTGGGATCCTCACCACCCTGATTGGCGCGCCGTACTTCCTGTGGTTGCTGCGCCGCTCCGCCCGCACTTCGTAA